One genomic region from Bacteroidota bacterium encodes:
- a CDS encoding quinone-dependent dihydroorotate dehydrogenase, with product MYKSLIRPILFRFYAEDVHNFVFGSIKTFSKIPGVPAIFRALFNYENKSLERTVFGIKFKNPVGLAAGLDKDAELFDELANFGFGFIEIGTVTPKGQPGNPAPRAFRLIPDEGLINRMGFNNKGVLGAKELLEKRKSGVVIGGNIGKNKVTPNDKAVDDYVFNFHALFDVVDYFVVNVSSPNTPNLRELQDKEPLTHLLGTLQKINLEKEVQKPILLKIAPDLTDEQLDDIVDIVNDTKIAGLIATNTTISREGLTASKERIEEIGAGGLSGVPVRERSTQVVKYLHEKSNGAFPIIGVGGIHTAEDAIEKLKAGASLVQVYTGFIYEGPSIVKNINKGIAKAGL from the coding sequence ATGTACAAAAGTCTTATCCGTCCGATTCTCTTCAGATTTTATGCTGAAGATGTCCATAATTTTGTTTTTGGGTCAATAAAAACATTTTCTAAAATTCCGGGAGTGCCGGCTATTTTTAGAGCACTGTTTAACTATGAGAACAAATCTCTTGAACGCACAGTTTTTGGGATCAAGTTTAAAAACCCTGTTGGCTTAGCTGCCGGTCTTGATAAGGATGCCGAGCTTTTTGATGAGCTCGCAAATTTTGGTTTCGGTTTTATTGAAATAGGAACAGTAACTCCGAAAGGACAGCCGGGAAATCCTGCTCCAAGAGCTTTTAGATTAATACCGGATGAAGGTCTGATAAACCGTATGGGATTTAACAACAAGGGTGTTTTGGGTGCAAAAGAACTGTTGGAGAAAAGAAAATCAGGAGTAGTAATTGGTGGGAATATTGGTAAAAATAAAGTTACCCCCAATGATAAGGCAGTAGATGATTACGTTTTCAATTTCCATGCTTTGTTCGATGTAGTGGATTATTTTGTTGTTAATGTAAGCTCGCCTAATACCCCAAATCTTCGTGAGCTGCAGGACAAAGAACCTTTGACTCATTTGTTGGGTACTTTGCAGAAAATAAACCTTGAAAAAGAAGTACAGAAACCGATATTATTGAAAATTGCACCGGATTTAACCGATGAGCAGTTAGATGATATTGTAGATATTGTGAATGATACTAAAATTGCAGGGTTGATTGCCACAAACACTACTATTTCGCGTGAAGGCTTAACAGCATCAAAAGAGAGAATTGAAGAGATAGGCGCGGGAGGTTTGAGTGGAGTACCGGTTAGAGAAAGGTCGACCCAAGTTGTGAAATATCTTCATGAAAAATCAAACGGAGCCTTCCCGATTATTGGAGTAGGAGGAATACATACAGCCGAAGATGCCATAGAGAAACTAAAAGCAGGCGCCAGTCTGGTTCAGGTTTATACCGGTTTTATATACGAAGGACCTTCGATAGTTAAGAATATTAATAAAGGTATTGCCAAGGCAGGACTTTAA